One Oryza sativa Japonica Group chromosome 8, ASM3414082v1 DNA window includes the following coding sequences:
- the LOC4345331 gene encoding berberine bridge enzyme-like D-2, with the protein MAACAAGQHCDDRAAAGSLPSCLLATGVRNFSLAGSPAYDALLNFSIQNLRFALPAAGAVPRPAAVVLPRGRSELTSAVLCARHASLRIRVRSGAHSYEGLSYTVGDGGDDADRVRFVVIDLTRMNRVRVDAASATAWVESGATLGEIYYAVASSSSSLAFPAGSCSTVGAGGHISGGGFGLLSRKFKLAADNVLDAILVDADGRVLDRSSMGENVFWAIRGGGGGGWGVVYAWKLRLVQVPNTLTAFTPKRTGSVDAIAGLVHRWQYVGSALPDEFYLSVFLTIGGASSSSPSRDGNVTVSFTGLVLGSKELAMSVLSERFPELGLAEPEMSEMSWVESAARFAGLSSTEELTSRASRTKHYAKSKSDYVRSPIARGAVAAILRYLAGEPAGYVILDPYGGAMAREGSGDTPFPHRAGNLYSVQYGVTWEAGDDGGGGGGGGEARMAWLRALYAYMAPHVSKNPRAAYVNYVDLDLGTNALAGNVSSPSSSVSRARSTWGSAYFSPANFERLVGAKTLIDRSNVFSNAQSIPPLQI; encoded by the exons ATGGCG GCGTGTGCCGCCGGCCAGCATTGCGACGACAGAGCAGCGGCGGGCTCGCTGCCGTCGTGCCTCCTCGCCACCGGCGTCCGCAACTTCTCCCTCGCCGGGTCGCCGGCCTACGACGCGCTGCTCAACTTCTCCATCCAGAACCTCCGGTTCGCGctcccggccgccggcgcggtgcCCAGGCCGGCGGCCGTCGTGCTCCCGCGCGGCCGGAGCGAGCTCACGAGCGCGGTGCTGTGCGCGCGCCACGCCTCGCTGCGCATCCGCGTGCGCAGCGGCGCGCACAGCTACGAGGGCCTCTCGTAcaccgtcggcgacggcggcgacgacgccgaccgCGTCCGCTTCGTGGTGATCGACCTCACGAGGATGAACAGGGTGCGTGTCGACGCCGCGTCGGCCACCGCGTGGGTTGAGTCCGGCGCGACGCTCGGCGAGATCTACTACGccgtcgcgtcgtcgtcgtcctcccttGCGTTCCCGGCTGGGTCGTGCTCGACCGTCGGAGCAGGCGGGCATATCTCCGGCGGCGGGTTCGGGCTGCTGTCGCGCAAATTCAAGCTCGCCGCCGACAACGTGCTGGACGCGATCCTCGTCGACGCGGACGGCAGGGTCCTGGACCGGAGCTCCATGGGCGAGAACGTGTTCTGGgcgatccgcggcggcggcggcggcggctggggcgtGGTCTACGCCTGGAAGCTCCGGCTCGTCCAGGTTCCGAACACCTTGACGGCGTTCACGCCGAAAAGGACCGGTTCGGTGGACGCCATCGCCGGGCTAGTGCATCGGTGGCAGTACGTCGGCTCAGCTCTGCCCGACGAGTTTTACCTCTCCGTCTTCCTCACCATCGGCGGCGCCAGCTCGTCGTCGCCATCACGAGATGGAAACGTGACGGTGTCCTTCACAGGGCTGGTTCTTGGTTCCAAGGAGCTGGCCATGTCGGTGCTGAGCGAGAGGTTCCCGGAGCTGGGCCTCGCCGAGCCGGAGATGTCGGAGATGAGCTGGGTGGAGTCGGCGGCGAGGTTCGCCGGGCTGAGCTCGACGGAGGAGCTGACCAGCCGCGCCTCCAGGACGAAGCACTACGCCAAGAGCAAGTCGGACTACGTGCGGTCGCCCATCGCGAGGGGCGCCGTGGCGGCGATCCTCCGGTacctcgccggcgagccggcggGGTACGTGATCCTCGACCCCtacggcggcgccatggcgcGTGAGGGGAGCGGCGACACGCCGTTCCCGCACCGCGCCGGCAACCTGTACAGCGTCCAGTACGGCGTGACgtgggaggccggcgacgacggcggcggcggcggcggcggcggcgaggcgcgcatGGCGTGGCTGCGGGCGCTGTACGCGTACATGGCGCCGCACGTGTCCAAGAACCCGCGCGCCGCGTATGTCAACTACGTGGACCTCGACCTCGGCACCAATGCTCTCGCCGGGAAcgtgtcctcgccgtcgtcgtcggtgagccGAGCACGGTCGACGTGGGGCTCGGCGTACTTCTCGCCGGCGAACTTCGAACGGCTCGTCGGGGCCAAGACGCTCATCGATCGTTCCAACGTCTTCAGCAATGCGCAGAGCATTCCACCGTTACAAATATaa